From Planctomycetia bacterium, one genomic window encodes:
- a CDS encoding PfkB family carbohydrate kinase, which yields MRSNVGAGDSMAAGMVVALARGKPLTDAVRFGADD from the coding sequence GTGCGCAGCAACGTCGGTGCTGGTGACAGTATGGCGGCGGGCATGGTCGTCGCCTTGGCCCGAGGCAAACCGCTCACCGATGCCGTGCGCTTCGGCGCCGATGATTGA